In a single window of the Pirellulales bacterium genome:
- the mscL gene encoding large-conductance mechanosensitive channel protein MscL: protein MGMIKEFKEFAMKGNVVDMAVGIVIGAAFGKIVTSFVSDVIMPPLGLLLGHVDFSGLMLTLREAHDKTPAVMLRYGLFINTIVDFTIVAFAVFIVIKQVNRLKRSDAPPPPSTKDCPFCQEKIPVKATRCGHCTSELR from the coding sequence ATGGGAATGATCAAAGAGTTCAAAGAATTTGCCATGAAAGGCAACGTGGTCGACATGGCGGTCGGAATCGTCATCGGAGCCGCGTTTGGCAAGATCGTCACGTCGTTTGTCAGCGACGTGATCATGCCGCCGCTTGGGCTGCTATTGGGGCACGTCGATTTCTCCGGTCTGATGCTCACCTTGCGCGAAGCGCACGACAAGACGCCGGCCGTCATGTTGCGCTACGGCCTGTTCATCAACACGATCGTCGATTTTACGATCGTGGCGTTCGCCGTGTTCATCGTCATCAAGCAGGTGAACCGGCTGAAGCGCAGCGACGCCCCGCCGCCGCCATCAACGAAGGACTGCCCCTTCTGCCAGGAAAAGATTCCGGTGAAAGCGACCCGCTGCGGCCATTGCACGAGCGAGCTACGCTAG
- the rph gene encoding ribonuclease PH, producing the protein MRLDNRAADELRPIRITRRFTRTSPGSVLIQAGGTTVLCTASIDTKLPEWMAGQGRGWLTAEYNMMPGSTSPRKRRDRDGKVDGRTTEIQRLIGRSLRAIIDLDAIGERLITLDCDVLEADGGTRTASITGAFIALVDALATIELPDPSHRPFSTNVAAVSVGLVEGEPLLDLDYREDAAAAVDMNIVMTGADRFVELQGSGEEATFSEEELRQLVALGRRGIERITAIQRESLGPLWPGDPAEKI; encoded by the coding sequence ATGCGACTCGACAACCGTGCAGCCGACGAACTCCGGCCGATTCGCATCACGCGGCGGTTCACCCGCACTTCGCCGGGAAGCGTGTTAATTCAAGCCGGCGGCACGACCGTGCTTTGCACGGCCAGCATCGACACGAAGCTTCCCGAATGGATGGCCGGCCAGGGACGCGGCTGGCTCACCGCCGAATACAACATGATGCCCGGCAGCACCTCGCCGCGAAAGCGCCGCGATCGCGACGGAAAAGTCGACGGCCGCACCACCGAAATTCAGCGCCTCATCGGCCGTAGTCTGCGGGCGATCATCGATCTCGACGCGATCGGCGAACGGCTAATTACCCTCGATTGCGATGTGTTGGAAGCCGACGGCGGAACCCGAACCGCCAGCATTACCGGAGCATTCATTGCCTTGGTCGACGCACTGGCGACAATCGAATTGCCCGATCCGAGCCACCGACCATTTTCGACAAATGTTGCCGCGGTCAGCGTCGGGCTCGTCGAGGGCGAGCCGCTCTTGGATCTGGACTATCGCGAAGACGCCGCGGCCGCGGTCGATATGAACATCGTGATGACCGGGGCCGATCGATTTGTCGAACTGCAAGGGAGCGGCGAAGAGGCAACTTTTTCGGAAGAAGAGTTGCGGCAGCTTGTCGCCCTGGGGCGCCGCGGCATCGAGCGAATCACGGCGATCCAACGCGAATCACTCGGGCCTCTCTGGCCCGGCGATCCGGCCGAAAAAATCTAG
- the tyrS gene encoding tyrosine--tRNA ligase: MTLDIFDDLKWRGLIQQTTDDAGLPGWLAAEPRALYVGFDPTADSLHVGSLMGLIMLRRFQRAGHRPIVLVGGATGMIGDPSGKSEERKLLSEELLRANVAGMESQMRSVLDFDSAANPARLVNNYDWMSRFSFLEFLRDVGKHFPVNVMLAKDSVKSRLERTDIGLSYTEFSYMLLQAYDFVYLNEHFGCQLQAGGSDQWGNITAGIDLARRLRSLESAAQLVAAQSQSAATQLYGLIWPLLTKTDGSKMGKTESGAIWLSAARTSPYQFYQYWVTVDDADAGRCLRTLTELSREEIEALDAARGAKPEARESQRRLAEELTRLIHGESGLAAARRATEILFGAEIDQLSDAQLTEIFADVPSKLLPRSRIDGAGLSIIDAIVESGLAKSKGDARRTVEQGGAYVNNRRVEGLDRSLTRQDLASETVIVLRSGKRKYALLRLADA, encoded by the coding sequence ATGACGCTCGATATTTTTGATGATCTGAAGTGGCGTGGGCTGATTCAGCAGACGACCGACGACGCCGGGCTGCCCGGTTGGTTGGCCGCCGAGCCGCGGGCGCTGTATGTCGGCTTCGACCCCACGGCCGATAGCTTGCACGTCGGCAGCTTGATGGGCCTCATCATGCTGCGGCGATTTCAGCGGGCCGGGCATCGGCCAATCGTGCTGGTGGGCGGGGCCACGGGCATGATCGGCGATCCCAGCGGAAAGAGCGAGGAGCGAAAGCTGCTCTCGGAAGAATTGCTGCGGGCGAACGTCGCAGGCATGGAGTCGCAAATGCGATCCGTGCTCGATTTCGATTCCGCCGCGAATCCGGCCCGGCTCGTGAACAACTACGATTGGATGAGCCGCTTCAGCTTTCTCGAATTCTTGCGCGACGTGGGAAAGCATTTTCCGGTGAATGTGATGCTGGCCAAGGATTCGGTGAAGTCGCGGCTCGAGCGGACCGACATCGGCCTGTCGTACACCGAATTCAGCTACATGCTGTTGCAGGCCTACGATTTCGTTTATTTGAACGAGCATTTCGGTTGCCAGTTGCAGGCCGGCGGCAGCGATCAGTGGGGCAACATCACGGCCGGCATCGATTTGGCCCGGCGGCTCCGTTCGCTGGAATCGGCGGCGCAGCTGGTTGCAGCGCAATCGCAATCCGCTGCCACGCAACTTTACGGGCTCATCTGGCCGCTGCTGACCAAGACCGACGGGTCGAAGATGGGCAAAACCGAAAGCGGAGCGATCTGGCTCTCCGCAGCTCGCACCAGCCCCTATCAGTTCTATCAATACTGGGTGACCGTCGACGACGCCGATGCCGGCCGTTGCCTGCGAACGCTTACCGAGCTATCGCGAGAAGAAATCGAAGCGCTCGACGCGGCCAGGGGGGCCAAACCCGAGGCCCGCGAAAGCCAGCGCCGCCTGGCCGAGGAGCTGACGCGGCTGATCCACGGCGAATCGGGCTTGGCGGCCGCGCGGCGGGCGACCGAAATCTTGTTCGGCGCCGAGATCGATCAACTGAGCGACGCCCAATTGACCGAGATATTTGCCGATGTGCCGAGCAAGCTCTTGCCGCGCTCGCGGATCGACGGGGCCGGCTTGAGCATCATCGACGCGATCGTCGAGTCTGGGCTGGCCAAGAGCAAGGGCGATGCGCGGCGAACGGTCGAGCAAGGGGGGGCCTACGTGAACAACCGCCGTGTCGAGGGCCTCGACCGCTCGCTGACGCGGCAAGACTTGGCGAGCGAAACCGTCATCGTGCTCCGCTCCGGCAAGCGAAAATACGCCCTGCTGCGGCTGGCCGACGCGTAG
- the argF gene encoding ornithine carbamoyltransferase translates to MRHLITVTDFSASEIEQVFAITEDLKSKYQQGLREPLLPGRVMALLFEKPSLRTRVSFETAMVHLGGGSLFLGDDAGFGARESIADFARALSQYVDVIVVRAKRHATVVELADYCTCSVINGLTDHSHPCQALADLYTLQELVGPLAGHTLAYVGDANNVAYSLLEGCALLGMRLVMATPEQYRFSDEAIKELTASLPRLQLQVTDDPYAAVRTATAIYTDVWTSMGQESESQHRRAHFVDYQVNGDLMAHAPGAFFMHCLPAHRGEEVTDEVIDGPQSIVVQQAGNRMHVQKGILAWLLSRAGDD, encoded by the coding sequence ATGCGTCATTTAATCACCGTCACCGATTTCTCGGCATCCGAGATCGAGCAGGTTTTCGCAATCACCGAAGATCTGAAGTCGAAATATCAGCAGGGATTGCGCGAGCCGCTCTTGCCGGGTCGGGTGATGGCGCTGCTGTTCGAAAAGCCGTCGCTGCGAACGCGGGTCAGCTTCGAAACGGCGATGGTCCATCTGGGCGGGGGCAGCCTTTTTCTGGGCGACGACGCGGGCTTCGGCGCTCGTGAAAGCATCGCCGATTTTGCCCGGGCGCTGAGTCAATATGTCGACGTGATCGTGGTTCGCGCCAAGCGGCATGCGACCGTGGTCGAGTTGGCCGATTATTGCACGTGCTCGGTGATCAACGGCCTGACCGACCATTCGCATCCCTGCCAGGCGCTGGCGGATTTGTACACGTTGCAAGAACTGGTCGGCCCCTTGGCCGGCCATACGTTGGCCTATGTCGGCGACGCGAACAACGTGGCGTATAGCTTGCTCGAAGGATGCGCGCTTTTGGGAATGCGATTGGTGATGGCGACGCCGGAACAATATCGCTTCAGCGACGAGGCGATCAAAGAGTTGACCGCGTCGTTGCCGCGTTTGCAACTGCAAGTGACCGATGATCCCTACGCGGCGGTGCGCACGGCGACGGCGATTTACACGGATGTTTGGACCAGCATGGGCCAGGAATCGGAAAGCCAACATCGTCGGGCGCATTTCGTCGACTACCAAGTCAACGGAGATTTGATGGCCCATGCCCCCGGCGCGTTTTTCATGCATTGCCTTCCTGCCCATCGTGGCGAGGAAGTGACCGACGAAGTGATCGACGGACCGCAAAGCATCGTCGTGCAGCAGGCAGGCAACCGGATGCACGTGCAGAAAGGCATTTTGGCGTGGCTGCTCAGCCGAGCAGGCGACGATTGA
- a CDS encoding cation acetate symporter translates to MLYTTSPIAIGIFLFFVAVVLGLSFYLGRRARSSRGYYAAHGGIHWAVNGVAFAGDYLSAASFLGICGMIAFSGYDGFLYSIGFLAGWIVALFVIAEPIKRLGKFTFADALDSAFDSPGIKLTAAISTLVVSIFYLIPQMVGAGALVTPLLGLPHWSGVLIVGVTVTLIVVTAGMVSTTWVQFIKGSLLVIFCFVLVVMILNRGLSVAPAAPLPPGTTAAEHVPAGSRLIAPSGEWKAKPYVRIQTPTDRVLTYRAVASAPKDFVGKLPVDMAQWTPADWNQLALAQTVSSKDGQTLVNGLPQSPENDLHSVGTISALPGDKSSTGPLSPTAFLTTLGDSTIVTWPKEAIEDADGHITTVYYQSPRKGSDLLTPGASAKFAGVRSNDLSKKLNFLSLMLALFCGTAGLPHILIRYYTVKDQDSARKSTIVGIGAIGVFYVLTLILGLGAMTSGALDPTDANMAAPLLARSFSNTLFAVISAIAFTTVLGTVSGLIMAGAGAVAHDLMANLFRVKMDDHKQVLYGKFAAIALGILAMVLGILFKNFNVAFLVGWAFNIAASANLPALVMLLFWRRTTAKGIAAAITVGLVSSLAWILLSADCYKDVYHIDPKLSFIPFSQPALVTVPLGFLTLVVVSLMTAGRGEPRRGEGRGTRDE, encoded by the coding sequence ATGCTTTACACGACATCGCCCATCGCCATCGGCATTTTTCTGTTCTTCGTGGCGGTGGTGTTGGGATTGTCGTTTTATTTGGGGCGCCGCGCCCGATCATCGCGCGGGTATTACGCGGCTCACGGCGGAATTCATTGGGCCGTGAACGGCGTGGCGTTCGCCGGCGATTATCTGTCGGCCGCGTCGTTTCTCGGCATCTGCGGGATGATCGCGTTCTCGGGCTACGACGGGTTTCTGTATTCGATCGGTTTTCTCGCCGGCTGGATCGTCGCCCTATTCGTGATTGCCGAGCCGATCAAGCGATTGGGCAAATTCACGTTTGCCGACGCGCTCGATTCGGCCTTCGATTCGCCCGGCATCAAGCTCACGGCCGCGATCTCGACCCTCGTGGTGTCGATCTTCTACCTGATTCCGCAGATGGTCGGAGCGGGGGCACTGGTGACGCCGCTGTTGGGCTTGCCGCATTGGTCGGGCGTGTTGATTGTCGGCGTGACCGTGACGCTGATCGTCGTGACGGCAGGGATGGTTTCGACCACGTGGGTGCAGTTCATCAAGGGTTCGCTGCTGGTGATTTTTTGCTTCGTGCTGGTGGTGATGATCTTGAATCGCGGCCTATCCGTGGCTCCCGCCGCGCCGCTGCCGCCGGGAACGACGGCGGCCGAGCATGTGCCGGCCGGCTCGCGGCTCATCGCGCCATCGGGAGAGTGGAAAGCAAAACCCTATGTGCGAATTCAAACGCCAACGGACCGGGTGCTAACCTACCGTGCCGTCGCGTCGGCGCCGAAAGATTTCGTCGGAAAACTGCCGGTCGACATGGCGCAATGGACGCCGGCGGATTGGAACCAGCTTGCCCTGGCTCAGACGGTGAGCAGTAAAGACGGCCAGACGCTCGTCAATGGCCTGCCGCAGTCGCCCGAAAACGACTTGCATTCGGTCGGAACGATTTCGGCCTTGCCCGGCGATAAGTCGAGCACGGGTCCGCTCAGTCCCACGGCCTTTCTCACGACGCTCGGCGATTCGACCATTGTCACCTGGCCGAAGGAAGCGATCGAAGATGCGGACGGGCACATCACCACCGTTTACTATCAATCGCCTCGCAAGGGCTCCGATCTGCTGACGCCCGGCGCATCGGCGAAATTCGCCGGCGTCCGCTCGAACGATCTGTCCAAGAAGCTCAATTTCCTCTCGCTGATGCTGGCCCTGTTCTGCGGCACGGCGGGATTGCCGCACATCCTGATCCGCTACTACACGGTGAAAGATCAGGACAGCGCGCGGAAATCGACAATCGTCGGCATCGGAGCGATCGGCGTGTTTTATGTGCTCACGTTGATTCTCGGCCTGGGGGCCATGACCTCCGGCGCGCTCGATCCGACCGACGCCAACATGGCGGCGCCGCTGTTGGCCCGCTCGTTCTCGAACACGCTATTTGCCGTGATCTCGGCGATCGCCTTTACCACCGTGCTCGGCACGGTCTCGGGCTTGATCATGGCCGGGGCGGGAGCGGTCGCCCATGATCTGATGGCGAACCTGTTCCGTGTCAAGATGGACGACCACAAGCAAGTGCTCTATGGCAAATTCGCGGCGATCGCCCTGGGCATTCTGGCGATGGTGCTCGGCATTCTGTTCAAGAATTTCAACGTGGCGTTTCTCGTCGGCTGGGCGTTCAACATTGCGGCTTCGGCCAACTTGCCCGCGCTGGTGATGCTGCTTTTCTGGAGACGGACGACCGCGAAAGGAATTGCCGCGGCGATCACAGTCGGACTCGTGTCGTCGCTGGCGTGGATTCTATTGTCGGCGGATTGCTACAAAGACGTGTACCACATCGATCCGAAGCTGTCGTTCATTCCCTTTTCGCAACCGGCGCTGGTCACCGTGCCCCTCGGGTTCCTGACGCTGGTGGTGGTGTCGCTGATGACGGCAGGAAGGGGCGAGCCGAGAAGGGGCGAGGGACGAGGGACGAGGGACGAGTGA
- a CDS encoding DUF485 domain-containing protein: MSQPSHAPAVQTPIDRHNARWGLVLFAVYVALYVGFMILAAFAPDQMAKPTAIAGLNLAIVYGIGLIVAALVLAFIYSLVSKSPDSPH, from the coding sequence ATGTCGCAACCGAGCCACGCACCGGCCGTGCAAACGCCCATCGACCGCCACAATGCGCGCTGGGGCCTCGTTCTCTTCGCGGTCTACGTGGCGCTGTACGTGGGCTTCATGATCCTGGCGGCGTTCGCGCCCGATCAAATGGCGAAGCCGACCGCGATCGCCGGCTTGAATTTGGCGATCGTTTATGGGATCGGCCTGATCGTCGCCGCGCTGGTGCTGGCGTTTATCTATTCGCTTGTCTCCAAATCGCCCGATTCGCCGCACTGA
- a CDS encoding PilZ domain-containing protein: MAKLDSHEPGGPERRSSRRKNAVLEVAVVPVGEDLKQNDECFLAISKDISASGMSLIHTRAITSGSVVVELSNRDNHSLQLLACVIRCQAIHRFYEIGLRFITRLAGN, from the coding sequence TTGGCGAAACTGGATTCTCACGAACCCGGCGGCCCCGAGCGCCGCAGTTCCAGACGAAAAAATGCCGTGCTGGAGGTCGCAGTCGTGCCGGTCGGCGAGGATCTGAAGCAAAACGACGAATGTTTCCTCGCAATTTCCAAAGATATTTCGGCCTCGGGAATGTCTCTCATCCATACCCGAGCCATCACCTCGGGCAGCGTCGTGGTGGAGCTTTCCAACCGCGACAATCACTCGCTGCAACTGTTGGCCTGTGTGATCCGTTGCCAGGCGATCCATCGCTTCTACGAAATCGGCCTGCGGTTCATCACCCGCCTGGCAGGCAATTAG
- a CDS encoding aspartate aminotransferase family protein, translating to MATATGMTTAETLELFNKYVVPNYTRYPIVLVRGEGSYVWDNEGNRYLDFFPGWGCNLLGHCPEPVVRAVQQQVATLIHVPNTWHTEAQGLWAQALSERSFGGKAFFCNSGAEANEAAIKLVRLHSPKERYKIITFRGGFHGRTYGATTATAQPKYHEGIGPLLAGFQYAPFGDLGAVAKLIDRETAAIMVEPVQGEGGVQIPPDGFLQGLRKLADDHKLLLVFDEVQTGCGRTGEWFAYQHFGVTPDIMTLAKAVCGGIAGAAMLTTAEIAPSLRPGMHAATFGGNPIAARAGLAAIEMIEQENLLQQAQQIGEVFRSRLGELRAQCDILRDVRVLGVMIGIELAVEGAPLVKACLERRLLINCTQGTVIRLLPAMNLTVQQAHDGCDILAETIKELAAGARH from the coding sequence ATGGCCACTGCGACTGGGATGACGACGGCGGAAACGCTCGAATTGTTCAACAAATATGTCGTGCCGAACTACACACGATATCCGATCGTGCTCGTGCGCGGCGAAGGCTCATATGTGTGGGACAACGAAGGGAATCGCTATCTCGATTTCTTTCCCGGCTGGGGCTGCAATCTGCTCGGGCATTGTCCCGAGCCGGTGGTGCGGGCCGTGCAGCAGCAAGTGGCGACGTTGATCCATGTGCCCAACACTTGGCACACCGAGGCGCAAGGGCTGTGGGCGCAGGCGCTGTCGGAGCGAAGTTTTGGCGGAAAGGCGTTCTTTTGCAATTCGGGGGCCGAGGCCAATGAAGCCGCGATCAAGCTGGTTCGCCTGCATTCGCCGAAAGAACGGTACAAGATCATCACGTTTCGCGGCGGTTTCCACGGCCGCACGTATGGCGCCACTACCGCGACGGCGCAGCCGAAATATCACGAAGGCATCGGCCCGCTCTTGGCCGGCTTTCAATATGCCCCGTTTGGCGATTTGGGTGCCGTGGCGAAGCTGATCGATCGCGAAACGGCCGCGATCATGGTCGAGCCGGTGCAAGGGGAAGGGGGCGTGCAGATTCCACCCGACGGCTTCTTGCAAGGCCTGCGCAAATTGGCCGACGATCACAAACTGCTGTTGGTGTTCGACGAAGTGCAAACCGGCTGCGGGCGCACGGGCGAATGGTTTGCCTATCAACATTTCGGCGTGACGCCCGACATCATGACGCTGGCCAAGGCCGTTTGCGGCGGCATCGCCGGCGCCGCGATGCTCACGACCGCCGAAATCGCCCCCAGCCTGCGGCCCGGCATGCATGCGGCCACGTTCGGCGGCAACCCGATCGCCGCCCGAGCCGGGCTGGCAGCCATCGAAATGATCGAGCAAGAGAACTTGTTGCAACAGGCCCAGCAGATCGGCGAGGTGTTTCGCTCGCGGCTCGGCGAATTGCGAGCCCAATGCGACATCCTGCGCGACGTCAGGGTTTTGGGTGTGATGATCGGCATTGAATTGGCCGTCGAAGGCGCGCCGTTGGTCAAGGCGTGCCTAGAGCGGCGGTTGCTGATCAATTGCACGCAGGGAACCGTGATCCGGCTGTTGCCGGCCATGAATCTCACGGTGCAACAAGCACACGACGGCTGCGACATCCTGGCCGAGACAATCAAGGAGCTGGCCGCCGGAGCCAGACACTAG